In Streptomyces sp. 71268, the DNA window GTTCCCCGGCCGACGCGTACGTACGGGACTTCGTCCGCGACGTCCCCCGCGAGCAGGTGCTCACCGTCCGCCGCGCGATGCGCCCGGCCCGTCCCGACGAGGTCGACCGGGGGCCCGCGCTGGCACCCGGCGCCACCGTCGCCGAGGCCATCGAGGCCGTGGCCCGTTCCGGCGGCCCGGCCCGCGTGATGGACGCCGGCCGCTGCCTCGGCGTGGTCGACCACGCCCGCCTGCTCGACGTCGTCGCCGGCCTGGACGAGCCGGCCCCCACGACCGCTCCCGCCGACCCGGCCGCCGCCGTACCGCCCGCCACCACCGCTCCCGCCGAGCCAGCCAGCACCGACCCGGCCGCGACGGCCCCGGCCGCCCCAACGCCCGAGCCGGCCGCGGGCCAGTCCACCAACCAGGCTCCCGCCCAGATCCCGGACCGGACCGGTGAGCCAGCCCCCGAACCCCCCGGCGACGGCGCCCCATCCGCCACGGCGGCCGGCTCTGGGGGCCGCGGATGAGCGCCGCCACCCCACCCGCCACCGGCCAGGGGTCCGCGCCCACCGCCGACCCCGCCACCACGCTGGCCGACGCGCCGGGCACGGGCAGCGCGGGCAGCACGGAAGCCCGCAAGCCCAGGCCCAAGCCCGACTCCGGGCCCGCCCCCGCCGAGGGTGACGGCCGCGAACAGAGCCGCGTCCGCGCCCTGCTGCGCCACCGTGGCCTGCACAAGCTCGCGGTGCTCGCCGTGCTGGCCGCCGTCCTGGTGCCGATCGCGCACGCCAAGTGGTCCAGCGGGAGTTGGCCGGAGGCGCTGACCGTCGACCTGACGGACCCGCTGACCGACACCAACGACTGGATCATCGACAACCGCGACAGTCACCCGCTGTTCCTCTACTTCTTCGGGCACATCAGCAACGGCATCGTGGCCTCGGTGCGCGGCGTCTACCTGGTGCTGCTCGCCCTCGGCTGGACCGGCGTCACCGCCGCCGCGACGCTGGTCGCCTGGCGTACCGCGGGCGCGCGGACCGCGCTGACCAGCGCCGTCTCGTTCGCGGTGTGCGGGCTGCTCGGCATGTGGGTGCCGACCATGCAGACCCTGGCGCTGATGGTCGTCGCGGTCGCGCTGTCCGTCGTGGTCGGCGGGTTGCTGGGGCTGGCCGGCGGGCTGTTCGAGCGGGCCTTCCGGGTGCTGCGCCCGGTGCTCGACACCATGCAGGTGCTGCCGGCGTTCGCGTACCTGCTGCCCGTCGTCCTGGTCTTCGGGATCGGCGTGCCGGGCGCGGTGCTGGCCACCGTCATCTACGCCGCCCCGCCCATGGCCCGGCTCACCGCGCTCGGGCTGCGCGGCGCCGACCCCGGCGTCCTTGAGGCCGTCGACTCGCTGGGCGCCGGCCGCTGGCAGCGCCTGGTGACCGCCCGGCTGCCGCTGGCCCGCAAGGAGCTGCTGCTCGGCCTCAACCAGACGATCATGATGGCCCTCTCGATGGCCGTGATCGCCTCCATGATCGGTGGCGGCGGCCTCGGTGACCGGGTCTACCAGGCGCTCTCTTCGGTCGACGTCGGGGCCGCGCTGGCCGCCGGCATCCCGATCGTGCTGCTGGCGGTCGTCCTGGACCGGACGACCGCCGCCGCGGGCGAGCACTCCCACGCCCCGGCCGCCCCGCGCTGGCTGCGCGGCCTGGACGGCTGGGCCGTCGCGGCGGCCCTGGTCGCGGGCCAGCTCGCCGACTCGCTGACGTGGCCGAAGAGTTGGACGGTGGAGATCGCCGAGCCCGTCAACGACGCCGTCGACTGGATGACCGACCACCTCTACACGGGCGTCCCGGTCGTCGGCGGCACCGCCGACTGGGCCGGCCACTTCACCTCCTGGGTGCTCGACCCGCTGCGCGACGGCCTACAGGCCCTGCCGTGGTGGTCGGCGCTGCTGATCGTCGCCGCCCTCGCCTGGCTGATCGGCACCTGGGGCACGGCCCTGACCGCCACCCTGGCCATGGCCGCCGTCGGCGTGCTCGGTGTGTGGGACGAGTCGATGAACACGCTCTCCCAGGTCCTGGCCGCCGTCGCCGTCACGCTCGTCATCGGCTTCGCGATCGGCATCGCGGCGGCCCGCAGCGAGCGCCTTGAGCGGCTGTTGCGCCCGGTGCTCGACGTGTTCCAGACGATGCCGCAGTTCGTGTACCTGATCCCGGTGGTCGCGCTGTTCGGCGTCGGGCGCGCCCCGGCCGCCGCGGCCGCCATCGTCTACGCGCTGCCCGCGGTCGTCCGCATCACCACCCAGGGGCTGCGCCAGGTGGACCCGGCGGCCCTGGAGGCCGCCCGCTCCCTCGGCGCGAGCCGTGGCCAGCAACTGCGCCAGGTGCAACTCCCGCTCGCCAGGCCCGCGCTGCTGCTCGCCGTCAACCAGGGCGTCGTCCTCGTGCTGGCCGTGGTCATCATCGGTTCGCTGGTGGGCGGCGGCGGCCTCGGCTACGAGGTGCTGTTCGGCCTGGCCCAGGGCGACCTGGCCACCGGCCTCGTCGCGGGCGCGGCCATCGTCTGCCTGGGCCTGATGCTCGACCGCGTGACGCAGCCGACGGCGCGCCGCGCCCGGAAGGGGGCCTGACATGGCTATCCGTACGCCCAACTCCCGCGCCTTTCGGGTTCGCGACTCCCGCGCCATCCGCACCCCCCGGGCCCGCGCGGACGCTACCCGCCGATCCGCCGTACCCGCTGGCAGGGTTCGGCGGCCCGGTGGACGGTTCCGTACGGTCGGCGCGCTCGCCGCGGTGGCGTCGCTGCTGGTCCTCACCGGCTGCGGCAAGGCCGACATGACCAAGCAGTCGTCCCCGTACGCGAACGTGTCCGGCGCGAAGACCGTCACCCTCTCCGTCCAGTCCTGGGTGGGCGCGCAGGGCAACGTGGCGGTCGCCAAGTACCTGCTGGAGCACGAGCTCGACTACCGCGTGGACACCGTGCAGGTGGACGAGGTGCCGGCCTGGGACGCGCTCAGCCAGGGCCGGGTGGACGCGATCCTGGAGGACTGGGGCCACCCGGAGCAGGAGCGGCGGTACGTCGAGGAGAAGAAGACCATCGCGCGCGGCGGAGACCTCGGCGTCCGGGGCCACATCGGCTGGTGGGTGCCGAAGTACTTCGCCGACGCGCACCCGGACGTCACGGACTGGAAGAACCTCAACAAGTACGCGGACCGGTTGCGCACGGCCGAGAGCGGCAAGAAGGGCCAGCTCCTCGACGGCTCGCCGTCCTACGTCACCAACGACAAGGCGCTGGTGAAGAACCTGGGCCTGGACTACCAGGTGGTCTTCGCGGGTTCCGAGGCGGCGCAGATCACCCAGATCAAGCAGTTCGCCA includes these proteins:
- a CDS encoding ABC transporter permease subunit is translated as MSAATPPATGQGSAPTADPATTLADAPGTGSAGSTEARKPRPKPDSGPAPAEGDGREQSRVRALLRHRGLHKLAVLAVLAAVLVPIAHAKWSSGSWPEALTVDLTDPLTDTNDWIIDNRDSHPLFLYFFGHISNGIVASVRGVYLVLLALGWTGVTAAATLVAWRTAGARTALTSAVSFAVCGLLGMWVPTMQTLALMVVAVALSVVVGGLLGLAGGLFERAFRVLRPVLDTMQVLPAFAYLLPVVLVFGIGVPGAVLATVIYAAPPMARLTALGLRGADPGVLEAVDSLGAGRWQRLVTARLPLARKELLLGLNQTIMMALSMAVIASMIGGGGLGDRVYQALSSVDVGAALAAGIPIVLLAVVLDRTTAAAGEHSHAPAAPRWLRGLDGWAVAAALVAGQLADSLTWPKSWTVEIAEPVNDAVDWMTDHLYTGVPVVGGTADWAGHFTSWVLDPLRDGLQALPWWSALLIVAALAWLIGTWGTALTATLAMAAVGVLGVWDESMNTLSQVLAAVAVTLVIGFAIGIAAARSERLERLLRPVLDVFQTMPQFVYLIPVVALFGVGRAPAAAAAIVYALPAVVRITTQGLRQVDPAALEAARSLGASRGQQLRQVQLPLARPALLLAVNQGVVLVLAVVIIGSLVGGGGLGYEVLFGLAQGDLATGLVAGAAIVCLGLMLDRVTQPTARRARKGA
- a CDS encoding ABC transporter substrate-binding protein, whose translation is MAIRTPNSRAFRVRDSRAIRTPRARADATRRSAVPAGRVRRPGGRFRTVGALAAVASLLVLTGCGKADMTKQSSPYANVSGAKTVTLSVQSWVGAQGNVAVAKYLLEHELDYRVDTVQVDEVPAWDALSQGRVDAILEDWGHPEQERRYVEEKKTIARGGDLGVRGHIGWWVPKYFADAHPDVTDWKNLNKYADRLRTAESGKKGQLLDGSPSYVTNDKALVKNLGLDYQVVFAGSEAAQITQIKQFAKQRKPFLTYWYEPQWLFNEVPMVEVKLPEYTEECATRGTEDPASVDCAYPTTPLQKYLNADFADKGGDAARFLKKFHWSKEHQNDVSEMIASQGLSADEAAERWVKANPEVWQRWLP